From the Acidobacteriota bacterium genome, one window contains:
- a CDS encoding DUF4382 domain-containing protein has product MSQLSKSLFLVLAAVVALVSWSACSHGTVSGSSRITVLLTDAPIDFTGVSAVNVTIDGVTIKPAGDEEGEDGEKMRLLTDGPLVVNLLDYQNGATVMVAEGELDDGDYAKIRLHILEAELVRDDDGDPDTPEIVEPIFAPSRKIDVNVPFSLRNGEDFQVTLDFDAELSVQVNETGGQHPYILHPVIHVVGMDG; this is encoded by the coding sequence ATGTCCCAACTGTCAAAGTCCCTGTTCCTCGTCCTCGCCGCGGTCGTCGCCCTCGTCTCCTGGAGCGCGTGCTCCCACGGCACCGTTTCCGGCAGCAGCCGGATCACCGTGTTGCTCACCGATGCACCCATCGACTTCACCGGCGTGAGCGCGGTCAACGTCACAATCGACGGCGTCACGATCAAACCTGCCGGAGACGAAGAGGGCGAAGACGGGGAGAAGATGCGATTGCTGACCGACGGCCCGCTGGTCGTCAACCTGCTGGACTACCAGAACGGTGCGACCGTGATGGTTGCCGAGGGTGAGTTGGACGACGGAGACTACGCGAAAATCCGTCTCCACATTCTCGAGGCGGAGCTGGTCCGCGACGACGACGGCGATCCCGACACTCCGGAAATCGTCGAACCGATTTTCGCTCCCTCACGAAAGATCGATGTCAACGTCCCGTTCAGTCTGAGAAACGGCGAAGACTTTCAGGTCACGCTGGACTTCGATGCCGAACTATCGGTCCAGGTGAACGAAACCGGGGGGCAGCACCCGTACATCCTTCACCCCGTGATTCATGTCGTGGGCATGGACGGATAG
- a CDS encoding PAS domain S-box protein has product MNPLESMKCAVVALDSRGDVTRINGAGAALLGRPADEIVGTNWFDAYIPADVREEVREVHASLLAGQTVITHFENQIIDAAGHKRQVSWQNMLLRAADGTVVGSLSTGVDVGIDASPAASSRRSAGKLEDLHYALDQTAIIAETDQRGVIHYVNRRFCEISGYEADELIGRDHRVVNSGYHPQAFFREMWTTISAGQVWRGEIRNRRKQSGYYWVETTIIPYVDERGKPERYLAIRYDITDQKKAETEIRERQALTQLGQMAAVVAHEVRNPLAGMAGALQIIGNRLPDSSPDREVIGSILERIGLLDVKVEELLRYARPTPPSRRRVSAEFLIENTLTLLNADPLLQKVDVVFKTEDAELWCDPDRVIESLTNIVLNSAEAMNGAGRIRIDGSGADDRFMIRIRDNGPGIPDAIRERVFEPFFSNRPNGTGLGLAIARQVIRANDGEIDLETHPDGGAVFVLHLPFAT; this is encoded by the coding sequence GTGAACCCACTGGAGTCGATGAAGTGCGCCGTCGTCGCCCTGGACTCCAGGGGCGATGTCACACGCATCAATGGGGCGGGGGCCGCCCTCCTCGGACGACCGGCCGACGAGATCGTCGGAACCAACTGGTTCGATGCCTACATTCCGGCGGACGTCCGCGAAGAGGTTCGGGAGGTCCATGCCTCGCTCCTCGCGGGGCAGACGGTCATCACCCATTTCGAGAATCAGATTATCGACGCCGCAGGCCACAAGCGTCAGGTTTCCTGGCAGAACATGCTCTTACGGGCCGCCGACGGGACGGTCGTCGGCAGCCTGAGTACCGGTGTCGATGTCGGCATCGACGCCTCGCCGGCGGCTTCGTCGCGTCGATCGGCTGGAAAGCTGGAGGATCTGCACTACGCGCTGGATCAGACGGCCATCATCGCCGAGACCGATCAGCGTGGGGTCATCCACTACGTCAATCGGCGGTTCTGCGAAATCAGCGGGTACGAGGCGGATGAATTGATCGGCCGCGATCATCGGGTCGTCAACTCGGGATACCACCCTCAGGCGTTCTTTCGCGAGATGTGGACGACGATCTCCGCCGGTCAGGTGTGGCGAGGGGAGATTAGAAACCGGCGCAAGCAGAGCGGATACTACTGGGTCGAGACCACGATCATCCCCTACGTCGACGAGCGAGGCAAGCCGGAGCGCTACCTCGCGATACGCTACGACATCACCGATCAGAAAAAGGCGGAAACCGAGATCCGAGAGCGTCAGGCATTGACCCAACTGGGCCAGATGGCGGCGGTGGTCGCCCACGAGGTTCGCAATCCGCTGGCGGGCATGGCCGGTGCCCTTCAGATCATCGGCAATCGATTACCGGATTCCAGCCCCGATCGCGAGGTGATCGGGTCGATTCTGGAGCGCATCGGACTGCTGGACGTCAAGGTCGAGGAGTTACTCCGGTACGCGCGACCCACCCCACCCAGTCGCCGACGAGTCTCGGCCGAATTTCTGATCGAGAACACCCTGACCCTGTTGAATGCCGATCCTCTGCTACAAAAGGTCGATGTCGTCTTCAAGACTGAAGACGCAGAGCTCTGGTGCGACCCCGATCGGGTCATCGAGTCGCTAACCAATATCGTCCTCAATTCGGCAGAGGCCATGAACGGCGCGGGTCGGATCCGGATCGACGGGTCCGGCGCCGATGACCGGTTCATGATCCGCATCCGCGACAACGGACCCGGAATCCCCGACGCCATCCGTGAGCGTGTCTTTGAACCGTTCTTCAGCAATCGGCCCAATGGCACCGGGCTGGGTCTCGCCATCGCACGTCAGGTCATCCGTGCGAACGACGGTGAGATCGATCTTGAGACCCATCCGGACGGCGGCGCGGTCTTCGTCCTGCATCTTCCCTTCGCCACCTAA
- the ccoG gene encoding cytochrome c oxidase accessory protein CcoG encodes MSDEQGQRVLSTLNRDGSRRWLRPRVAEGPLLTARRSVAYVLILLFTALPYIRVGGRPSVLLNLADREFIFFGKVLLATDTVLLALLLLSIFVAVFLLTAVAGRVWCGWACPQTVYMEFLYRPIERLFEGRRYDTDGRADVHPIRLIAKQAVFLLISMFLAHTFLAYFVGIETLVRWVGSSPLEHPKAFLVMASVTGLMMLDFAFQREQVCILMCPYGRLQSVLLDRKSLIVSYDPKRGEPRGKGSKKHRESLGDCVDCDFCVTTCPTGIDIRDGLQMECVNCTQCIDACNSIMDRVGKPRGLIRLTSQQAIEDGTRGWLRPRVIIYPLVLLATVTLLIVSLVNRPEFDITLLRTRNTTYQVHGQNVTNIVELKIQNRTEQAQSYTIGTPGESTLASPDLPLSLAGGESGSITLHVTSDLGTFDGGRASLTLSVVDSAGVNREVSTLVLGPLYRPTPAETESP; translated from the coding sequence ATGAGCGACGAGCAGGGCCAGCGGGTTCTCTCGACGCTTAACCGTGACGGCAGCCGTCGCTGGCTTCGTCCACGAGTTGCCGAGGGTCCCCTTCTGACGGCCCGCAGATCGGTCGCCTACGTTCTGATCCTGCTGTTCACGGCGTTGCCGTACATCCGGGTCGGCGGTCGCCCAAGCGTGTTGCTGAATCTCGCAGACCGAGAGTTCATCTTCTTCGGTAAGGTTCTCCTCGCCACGGACACGGTCCTGTTGGCGCTCTTGCTGCTGTCCATCTTCGTCGCCGTGTTCCTACTGACCGCCGTTGCCGGTCGCGTGTGGTGTGGCTGGGCTTGCCCGCAGACGGTCTACATGGAGTTTCTCTATCGCCCCATCGAACGGTTGTTCGAAGGGCGTCGATACGACACCGACGGACGAGCCGACGTCCACCCGATACGGCTCATCGCTAAGCAGGCGGTCTTCCTTCTCATCTCGATGTTCCTGGCACATACGTTCCTGGCCTACTTCGTGGGAATCGAAACGCTTGTGCGTTGGGTCGGGAGTTCGCCGCTGGAACACCCGAAGGCCTTTCTCGTCATGGCATCGGTCACGGGGCTGATGATGCTCGATTTCGCATTCCAACGAGAGCAGGTCTGCATCCTGATGTGCCCCTACGGGCGTCTCCAGTCGGTCCTCCTGGATCGAAAGTCGCTGATCGTCAGTTACGACCCCAAGCGCGGCGAGCCTCGCGGGAAGGGTTCGAAGAAGCATCGAGAGTCCCTCGGCGATTGCGTCGATTGTGATTTTTGCGTCACGACCTGCCCGACCGGCATCGATATCCGCGACGGTCTCCAGATGGAGTGCGTCAATTGCACGCAGTGCATCGACGCATGCAACAGCATCATGGATCGGGTCGGCAAGCCTCGCGGGCTGATCCGCCTTACTTCACAGCAGGCGATCGAAGACGGAACTCGCGGTTGGCTGCGACCCCGGGTCATCATCTACCCGTTGGTGTTACTCGCCACGGTGACACTATTGATCGTCAGCCTTGTCAACCGACCGGAATTCGACATCACGCTGTTGCGCACGAGGAACACGACGTATCAGGTACACGGGCAGAACGTGACGAATATCGTCGAGTTGAAGATCCAGAACCGTACGGAGCAGGCTCAGAGCTACACGATCGGGACGCCCGGCGAGTCGACGCTTGCATCTCCGGACCTTCCCCTCTCGCTCGCCGGCGGCGAGAGTGGCTCGATCACGCTTCACGTGACGTCGGACCTCGGCACGTTCGACGGTGGACGTGCCTCGCTAACGCTCTCCGTCGTGGACTCTGCGGGAGTGAACCGTGAGGTCTCCACCCTCGTCCTGGGGCCGTTGTACCGGCCGACTCCCGCGGAGACCGAGTCACCATGA
- a CDS encoding c-type cytochrome codes for MANEDKQRDRLLDHNYDGIQEYDNPMPAWWIWLFVLPVLFAYPYILHYHFGSGPSIHDKLDKEIAAYANQLLATYGELAPDRKTILSFRTDETAMTGMSSLFRGRCAQCHLADGSGNVGPNLTDDHWKNVTTVTDIPGLIRDGLPVQGMPAWGDRLTETQIVLLSSYVARLRDQPVAGKNPEGDPIPPWDEIPAEVP; via the coding sequence ATGGCTAACGAAGACAAACAACGCGACCGCCTGCTTGACCACAATTACGATGGTATTCAGGAATACGACAACCCGATGCCTGCGTGGTGGATCTGGTTGTTCGTCCTCCCGGTCCTGTTCGCGTACCCGTATATCCTGCACTACCACTTCGGCAGTGGCCCGTCGATTCACGACAAGCTGGACAAAGAGATCGCGGCGTATGCCAATCAGTTGCTCGCGACGTACGGAGAACTGGCCCCCGATCGAAAGACGATCCTCAGTTTTCGTACGGACGAGACGGCGATGACCGGGATGTCCAGTCTGTTCCGAGGACGCTGCGCGCAATGCCATCTGGCGGACGGCAGCGGAAACGTTGGACCGAACCTCACCGACGATCACTGGAAGAACGTGACGACGGTCACCGACATCCCCGGTCTCATTCGTGACGGGCTCCCCGTGCAAGGCATGCCGGCGTGGGGAGATCGACTGACGGAGACCCAGATCGTCTTGCTGTCGTCGTACGTCGCTCGACTGCGGGATCAACCTGTCGCCGGCAAGAACCCTGAGGGCGATCCAATTCCTCCCTGGGATGAGATTCCAGCCGAAGTGCCATGA
- a CDS encoding Rrf2 family transcriptional regulator: protein MSLRVSTATDYGIRAMLHIASLPDGKSVRRVEIAEAEGIPTNFMAKVLRRLVRYGLLRSARGLHGGFCLSRPATQISLLELVEAIDGPIRVSPGRTDDAPVEWISACPASLVWPEVERALRDTLSQYSLEVLVSAPRKNGRIAYLPMVQTHESTPLSKAV, encoded by the coding sequence ATGAGTTTGAGGGTGTCCACTGCTACGGATTACGGGATTCGCGCCATGCTGCATATCGCCTCTCTGCCCGACGGCAAGAGTGTCCGCCGTGTCGAGATCGCCGAGGCGGAGGGGATCCCCACCAACTTCATGGCCAAGGTCCTTCGGCGACTGGTGCGCTACGGATTGCTCCGTTCCGCCCGCGGTCTCCATGGCGGGTTCTGCCTGTCACGGCCGGCGACACAGATCAGTCTCCTGGAGCTGGTGGAGGCGATCGACGGTCCGATTCGAGTCTCGCCGGGACGCACCGACGATGCGCCGGTCGAGTGGATCTCCGCATGCCCGGCCTCCCTGGTCTGGCCGGAGGTCGAACGAGCTCTGCGCGACACGCTGAGTCAGTACTCTCTTGAGGTACTCGTATCTGCGCCACGAAAGAACGGACGCATTGCCTATCTTCCGATGGTGCAAACTCACGAGTCCACACCGCTGTCGAAGGCCGTCTAG
- a CDS encoding CcoQ/FixQ family Cbb3-type cytochrome c oxidase assembly chaperone, translating to MDLYQIVLAKKIALLFFFLVFLVVFLRLVLTRRATYDQAARIPLDDDTVVTPRDISHG from the coding sequence ATGGATCTTTACCAGATCGTTCTGGCCAAGAAGATAGCCTTACTGTTCTTCTTCCTTGTGTTCCTGGTCGTATTCCTCAGGCTCGTGCTCACACGGCGAGCGACCTATGATCAGGCTGCCCGGATTCCTCTAGACGACGACACCGTCGTTACCCCGCGGGACATTTCTCATGGCTAA
- a CDS encoding sigma-54 dependent transcriptional regulator produces the protein MVPTSSTADLTPDREPQSGERVLLVEDEKLIRWSIRTHLEEHGFVVAEAEDGAKANKLLRQDEFDLLVLDHRLPDTTGLDILRDVRAQSNEVAVIMMTAFGSVEKAVEAIKLGAYEYLTKPVNLEHLLAVAHKALETTRLKRQLRRLQSERRETHASHRLIGTSPAMRQVLERVDRVSGSRASIILLQGESGTGKNVVARAIHYGSPRVDAPFVNITCSALTASLLESELFGHEKGAFTDAKERKQGLLEVADGGTVFLDEIGEMPPALQAKLLRFLEDRTFKRVGGTRDIEVDVRIIAATNRNLTEAVKNGEFREDLFYRLNVIPIGIPALRERREDISLLTQHFIDGFNEELRTNCKGIRKDALDRMMAHEWPGNVRELRNVIERILILEDKEWITLADLPAEVRGDIESHQSPSTDDPTLPVGKMTLEQIECSAIREALRRCDHNQVQAARLLGLSRDTLRYRIKKFKIDN, from the coding sequence ATGGTTCCAACCTCGTCGACCGCCGACCTGACACCTGATCGCGAGCCCCAGTCCGGGGAGCGGGTCCTGCTGGTCGAAGACGAGAAACTGATCCGTTGGTCGATCCGAACCCATCTCGAAGAGCACGGGTTCGTCGTCGCCGAAGCGGAGGACGGGGCCAAAGCGAACAAGCTCCTGCGGCAGGATGAATTTGACCTGCTGGTCCTCGATCATCGTCTCCCGGACACCACCGGTCTCGACATTCTTCGGGACGTTCGTGCGCAATCGAACGAGGTGGCGGTGATCATGATGACCGCTTTCGGCTCGGTCGAGAAGGCCGTCGAGGCCATCAAGCTAGGCGCGTACGAGTACCTGACCAAGCCTGTGAATCTCGAGCATCTCCTGGCCGTTGCCCACAAGGCGCTGGAGACGACACGACTGAAGCGACAGCTTCGGCGTTTGCAATCCGAGCGCCGCGAAACCCATGCCTCGCATCGACTGATCGGAACCAGCCCCGCCATGCGCCAGGTTCTGGAGCGGGTCGACCGTGTCAGCGGCAGCCGCGCGTCGATAATCCTACTCCAGGGCGAGAGCGGTACGGGAAAGAACGTCGTCGCACGAGCCATCCATTACGGCAGCCCGAGGGTCGATGCGCCCTTCGTCAACATCACGTGTTCGGCGTTGACCGCGTCGCTACTCGAGAGCGAGCTGTTCGGCCACGAGAAGGGCGCATTCACGGACGCGAAGGAACGAAAGCAGGGGCTCCTCGAGGTTGCGGACGGCGGCACGGTGTTCCTCGACGAGATCGGTGAGATGCCGCCTGCGCTGCAGGCCAAACTACTGCGCTTCCTGGAAGACCGAACGTTCAAACGCGTGGGCGGCACGCGAGACATCGAGGTGGACGTTCGAATCATCGCGGCCACCAATCGCAACCTGACCGAGGCCGTTAAGAACGGCGAGTTTCGGGAAGACCTGTTCTATCGCCTGAATGTGATCCCGATCGGCATCCCCGCGCTTCGGGAACGACGGGAAGATATCTCCCTACTGACTCAGCATTTCATCGATGGGTTCAACGAGGAGTTGCGAACGAACTGCAAGGGAATCCGGAAGGATGCCCTCGACCGGATGATGGCCCACGAATGGCCGGGCAACGTACGAGAACTGCGAAACGTCATCGAGCGCATCTTGATTCTCGAGGACAAGGAGTGGATCACGTTGGCCGACTTGCCGGCGGAGGTCCGGGGGGATATCGAGTCCCACCAGTCCCCGTCGACGGATGATCCAACGCTTCCGGTCGGGAAGATGACTCTCGAGCAGATCGAATGCTCGGCGATCCGTGAGGCGCTACGACGATGCGACCACAATCAGGTCCAGGCCGCGCGGCTCCTCGGTCTGTCTCGAGATACGCTTCGCTATCGGATCAAGAAATTCAAGATCGATAACTAG
- a CDS encoding sulfite exporter TauE/SafE family protein: MASLTGSLHCAGMCGAFVVTGTTTWPTQVAYHVGRLLTYVAMGAVVGAIGASIDLGGSLLGLQRLALLLAAIAMVVFGLSALLSLLGVRVPTVRSPAFLRRIYLNLFGRTIGIPPVRRSLAIGLLSTLLPCGWLYAFVIVSAGGGSALKGAIIMAVFWIGTVPILAAIGVTQQWLTRSRRGVAMVAAVAIVIVGLTGIVGRWQLTLEPPTSETTPIVSIETIGEHTPACCQHDR; this comes from the coding sequence ATGGCAAGCCTAACGGGCTCACTACACTGCGCCGGAATGTGTGGTGCCTTCGTCGTCACGGGAACAACCACCTGGCCAACGCAGGTCGCGTACCACGTAGGACGGCTGCTCACCTACGTTGCGATGGGCGCGGTCGTCGGCGCGATTGGCGCGTCGATCGACCTGGGCGGATCTCTTCTTGGGCTTCAGCGACTCGCGTTACTGCTAGCGGCGATCGCCATGGTGGTCTTCGGTCTGTCCGCGTTGCTGAGCCTGCTTGGCGTGAGGGTGCCGACGGTTCGTTCACCTGCGTTTCTTCGTCGCATCTACCTGAATTTGTTTGGAAGAACGATCGGAATCCCCCCCGTTCGCCGATCATTGGCGATCGGCCTGTTGTCGACCCTCCTGCCCTGCGGATGGCTCTATGCGTTTGTCATCGTGTCCGCCGGCGGCGGCTCGGCCCTGAAGGGCGCCATCATCATGGCCGTGTTCTGGATCGGCACCGTTCCGATCCTCGCCGCGATCGGCGTCACCCAGCAGTGGCTCACGCGATCGCGTCGGGGCGTCGCGATGGTCGCCGCCGTCGCCATCGTGATCGTCGGACTGACCGGCATCGTGGGTCGCTGGCAATTGACACTTGAGCCCCCCACATCGGAGACAACCCCGATCGTCTCGATCGAAACGATAGGAGAACACACTCCGGCATGTTGTCAGCACGACAGGTAG
- the ccoN gene encoding cytochrome-c oxidase, cbb3-type subunit I, whose protein sequence is MGEQSTPLESFRYDDALVRKFVVVSLFWGIVGMLVGVVVALQLAFPVLNFEIPWLSFGRLRPLHTNAVIFAFAGNAIFAAVYYSTQRLCKARLYSDLLGKLHFWGWQLIIVGAAVTLPLGITQSKEYAELEWPLDIAIAVVWVIFAINFFGTLARRRERHLYVALWFYIGTIITVAILHIFNNLTLPVTWTKSYSIYAGVQDAFMQWWYGHNAVAFFLTTPFLGLMYYFLPKAANRPVFSYRLSILHFWSIVFIYIWAGPHHLHYTALPAWASTLGALFSLMLWMPSWGGMINGLLTLRGAWHKVAEDPVLKFFVVGVTFYGMSTFEGPMLSIKSVNALSHYTDWTIAHVHAGALGWNGMMTFGMAYWLIPRLFQTPLWSRKWMSSHFWLATVGILLYIVPIYAAGLTQGLMWRAFDSSGLLKYPDFIETVNQLMTFYHIRVLGGTLFLVGALMCFANLVFTWMKRPATYDEPVIQAHALAKNYTDQEPPRSRLKSVTAFGHRLDVFMQSRWHRRWERLPLLFTIMVVLAVVSASLFEIIPTFLIKSNVKTIATVTPYTPLELAGRDMYVSEGCYNCHSQMIRPMRHEIERYGEYSKAGEFIYDRPFQWGSRRIGPDLHRIGQTNTSVAWHVRHFNRPSDTSPGSIMPAYPWLLQNSFDFAGVPAKVQTMAKLGVPYDVELTTSEAMARQQADEVFAKLVAEDPSYVDSGLADKEVIALVAYMLRLGTDIAKPLPAEEPPTVATGAE, encoded by the coding sequence ATGGGTGAGCAGTCGACCCCGCTTGAGAGCTTTCGTTACGACGATGCCCTGGTGCGGAAATTCGTCGTCGTTTCTCTGTTCTGGGGGATCGTTGGGATGTTGGTCGGGGTGGTGGTCGCCCTGCAACTGGCGTTCCCGGTTCTTAATTTCGAGATTCCCTGGCTCTCGTTCGGGCGCCTGCGACCGCTCCACACAAACGCCGTCATATTTGCGTTTGCGGGCAACGCGATCTTTGCCGCGGTCTACTACTCGACCCAACGGCTGTGCAAGGCCCGCTTGTATAGCGATCTGCTGGGGAAACTCCACTTCTGGGGCTGGCAACTGATCATTGTCGGCGCCGCCGTGACGTTGCCTCTCGGCATCACCCAGAGCAAGGAGTATGCGGAACTCGAGTGGCCCCTGGATATCGCCATCGCGGTGGTGTGGGTCATCTTCGCGATCAACTTCTTCGGCACCCTGGCCCGTCGACGAGAACGCCACCTCTACGTCGCGTTGTGGTTCTACATCGGCACCATCATCACGGTGGCCATCCTCCACATCTTTAATAACCTCACGCTTCCCGTCACCTGGACCAAGAGCTACTCGATCTATGCGGGTGTCCAGGACGCGTTCATGCAGTGGTGGTACGGCCACAACGCGGTCGCGTTCTTTCTGACCACCCCGTTCCTGGGCCTGATGTATTACTTCCTGCCCAAGGCGGCCAATCGACCTGTCTTCAGCTATCGGCTCTCGATCCTCCACTTCTGGTCCATCGTCTTCATCTATATCTGGGCGGGACCCCATCATCTGCACTACACCGCGCTACCAGCGTGGGCCTCGACACTCGGCGCTCTGTTTTCCTTGATGCTGTGGATGCCCTCCTGGGGCGGGATGATCAATGGTCTGCTGACGTTGCGTGGCGCCTGGCACAAGGTCGCCGAGGATCCGGTCCTGAAGTTCTTCGTGGTCGGCGTGACGTTCTACGGAATGTCGACGTTCGAAGGCCCGATGCTCTCGATCAAGAGTGTCAATGCCCTCAGTCATTACACGGACTGGACCATCGCCCATGTCCACGCAGGTGCGCTGGGATGGAACGGGATGATGACGTTCGGGATGGCGTACTGGCTCATCCCGCGTCTGTTCCAGACCCCGCTGTGGAGTCGCAAGTGGATGAGCAGCCACTTCTGGCTCGCGACGGTCGGGATCCTGCTCTACATCGTGCCGATCTATGCCGCCGGCCTGACACAGGGTTTGATGTGGCGCGCGTTCGATTCAAGTGGCCTGCTGAAGTACCCGGATTTCATCGAGACCGTCAATCAATTGATGACCTTCTACCACATCAGAGTTCTGGGCGGCACGCTGTTCCTCGTCGGTGCCTTGATGTGTTTTGCCAACCTGGTATTCACCTGGATGAAGCGACCGGCAACCTATGACGAACCGGTCATCCAGGCGCACGCGCTCGCCAAGAACTACACCGATCAGGAGCCGCCCAGGTCAAGGTTGAAGTCCGTCACCGCGTTCGGACACCGTCTGGATGTCTTCATGCAGTCCCGCTGGCATCGTCGATGGGAACGCCTGCCGCTGCTGTTCACGATCATGGTCGTGCTCGCCGTCGTCTCCGCGTCGCTGTTCGAGATCATCCCGACGTTCCTGATCAAGTCCAACGTCAAGACGATCGCGACCGTCACGCCCTACACCCCATTGGAGTTGGCCGGTCGCGACATGTACGTCTCCGAGGGCTGTTACAACTGCCACTCGCAGATGATTCGTCCGATGAGGCACGAGATCGAACGCTACGGCGAGTACTCGAAGGCCGGCGAGTTCATCTACGATCGACCGTTCCAGTGGGGGTCCCGCAGGATCGGACCGGATCTACATCGAATAGGACAGACCAACACCAGTGTCGCGTGGCACGTGCGTCACTTCAATCGCCCCTCGGACACCAGTCCCGGCTCGATCATGCCGGCCTACCCGTGGCTCCTACAAAACAGTTTCGACTTCGCCGGGGTTCCCGCGAAGGTCCAGACCATGGCTAAACTCGGGGTCCCGTACGACGTAGAGCTGACAACATCCGAGGCGATGGCCCGTCAGCAGGCCGACGAGGTCTTCGCGAAACTCGTCGCAGAGGATCCGTCCTACGTCGATAGCGGACTTGCGGACAAGGAAGTCATCGCGTTGGTCGCGTACATGCTGCGGCTTGGGACGGATATCGCCAAACCGCTTCCGGCGGAAGAACCGCCGACCGTCGCGACAGGAGCGGAGTGA
- a CDS encoding FixH family protein: protein MKHTLIWVGIIVSLLLFSVATQTVLIVSSMTDPSFAVVPDYEQKAADWDLKNAQAQRNRQLGWTLDVRTRPGNERFELNVEVEIHGTYGKPIRDAHIVFEAFHNARASQIQRSEMVHVGDGIYIATIGGRRAGVWQFQFQVDHEDQRFTSTVRKSVA from the coding sequence ATGAAACACACACTGATATGGGTCGGAATCATCGTCTCTCTGCTGTTGTTCTCGGTCGCCACACAGACCGTATTGATTGTCAGCTCGATGACCGATCCGTCGTTCGCCGTCGTACCGGACTATGAGCAGAAGGCGGCCGACTGGGATCTCAAGAACGCTCAGGCGCAACGCAACCGCCAGCTGGGGTGGACTCTGGACGTGCGCACCCGCCCGGGCAACGAACGATTTGAACTGAACGTCGAGGTCGAGATCCACGGCACCTACGGAAAACCGATCCGTGACGCCCATATCGTCTTTGAGGCGTTCCACAACGCACGCGCAAGTCAGATCCAACGTAGCGAGATGGTTCACGTCGGTGATGGCATCTACATCGCCACGATCGGCGGACGCCGCGCCGGCGTCTGGCAGTTCCAGTTCCAGGTCGACCACGAAGACCAACGATTCACGAGCACCGTCCGCAAGAGCGTCGCATGA